ataataatcgatgtaagcgaagctttatatgctgTTTGCATGCATTCCTTGACAGTATTTGGTGGTGATGTTGACGGCATATACGACAGTCGCGATGCGATGTTAAACGTTACGTTGCCTGCACCACTTGTGTTAGTCCACGTATTACACAGAACGCAGAGACACGTGTCATTCATTCACGCATTCCTTTACTGAAGAGAGCCCAAATGAACAATGTTTTCTGACGATGGATTATCTTTCGTCCGTGTCACGTTAGGTGAACTGCCACGAGCGCAGAGGGGTATAGGTTAATCATCCGTTTCCTGTCTGCGTCGGTTGTACCTATTCCCTGCCTCCTCTCTCTCTACTCCCTCTCTAACATTCTCCTATCGCCTCCCTGTACTGTCGTTGCTGGTGCGCGTGAGCACGGAAGCAAGCGCGGCACCTCCTGCAATGCTTTGCATCAACGTTGCGTCCCCAAGAGCGcgccagagggcattgtggccccGCTCTACCGAAACTTCATTGACGCCGCCCATCTCGTCTCCTGCACCCTTGCCGTGAGCTcttataaccccccccccccccccccttacacacacacacacacgcgcgcgcgcgcgtcgtccagggcagcagcagcagcagcagcagcagtggaaaattcgaaggaagaggcaaaagaagctgcgctttaaaactatcgtgtaccgtgctttggctgcatgttaaagaatcccagctggccaaattaatccggagctccctACTAAGCCACCTGTGTGTATTTTCAGGACCTTAAACCCCGCAAGTATATTTTTTAAAGCACAGAAAGTAAGGAGAGACGACGGTGGAGCACAGTAGTATAGAACACGGAGGGCAAACGTTTGCACTTGTCCTGTCGTACGTGGCCTCGAACAAGATACTTTGAGGTTTCCGCCCCAACGCGACTTTCGCTCTTTCAGCGCCGCCGCGAAGACATACGGTACGTGCGTCTTGCATTGTGCAGGTAAAAGGTCCATCGACCTGAAGCGCAGAGACCGAGGAGCGACAGACTCGCGCAAACAGGTCCAGCCGGCGATTGCATGCAGCCGAAACCGCTCCTTCACGGTCGGCAAACCGCCATCGACTTTTGTTTCGGGCCTGTGGAGTATGACGAATGTCGACGAGGGCCGCGCAACACAAAACAAGCGGTAGAGCGCAGCGCTGTAGAGGAAGGATAGAAAGACGAGAGGAAACGGCGAATTGCACGTAATCGGTATTTCGGGAGAAGGACGAAGCGCGGCGTCTCTTTAAGACGCGACAAAGCGCGTTCCGATCGACGTCGTACCAAGTCGCGCAACCTGATATAGGGAGGAGTGAGCTGCTTGAGCACGCGCTCACCGCCGCAGCTGTGCGTTGTTCTCGTGTTCGCCATCGCGGAGCCGTGACTATAGCTTGCCAGGCATCTCGGCAAGGGCCACGCAAACACATACCCCTCAAGGCTTCTGCGAGGACTCGTATAACGCACGCCGCGCACAGACTGGATGTTTAGttggtttcatttttttttctctctctctctctctctcgcagcgGAGGCGCCAAGAAGAGGAGGCACGTGCTCTCTGAGGGAGGTTGTGAATCCGTTTACATGCCGCCACCGAGCCGGCCATCCCGCGCTGGCTGATAAGGCTGATTGCGGAAACGGGGATGCCCTCTATCTGGACCCGGAGCCCGGCTCTTTATCGGCACCCTGCACCCTGCTCTTTGTTTAGCGATGATCAGTCGGAGAGTGAGGGGAAGTTACGCGTACTTTGCAGCCCTCGCGGCGCTTCTTCGTCCATGACAGTAGGGGACACCACGCCGCCGCCACCATCATGGCTCTCAGGTACGTGATTCTCACCTTCTCTCTTCTCATGCCCCCAGCTAGAGCAATGAGGTGCAATTGCCGCAGCGTCACTATTTTGGCTCCTCTATCAAATATCGAGGGACGATATAGATTAATTTTAGCAGTACACAATCGACGCATTTGCGAATGGCAACAATGCAAGGTGACTTTACTCGATAAGCCAGCTGAAATGTGTACGTATATATAAGCTACAGTTTCAATTATGCACGCACATCGATGCAGACTGTGAGTGGCGGTGCAATAAAGGACTCCAAGTAACTTTCGGAGTTCGCCACAGCACAAGATGATCCGCTATCGCTTTTATATATTTAGTTTCGTATTGATCACCTAGCGGTATGTTAATGCAGTCGATGGGAGCGGCCACGGATTTATGTATTACTGCAGGAGTCACAGCAAGCTTAGCCCATCAAATGTCCATGCTTTTATGGGGCTGCTCGCCTGCTCACAGGCACGTACCAGTCCTGACTTCTCATTTCTTGTATGTCGCACTCTACCGCGCTTTCCACACATTGTCCTCTCTTTTCCCCGTGAAATCTCGAAGTACGAATTACAATATCGCCAGAGAAGCagcatttttttcctcttttcttAACCGTACTCCGTTTTGGTCTTCCTAAGCTCTGAGCTTCACAAGGCCGGTCAAGGTGATCTTTTTTTCAATGAGACATTTACTGCACGTTCCTGCTTCACTAGAACctcttctctctcttttatgCTACGACTGCAGATGATAGCTCCACTTCTATCACGAAACGAAACCACTCTCTCGATCCCTAACCACGTATCGTTAGAATCGCTTGAGCGTGTTCTATTGTTTTCCATTGTTTCTAACACTACCACGCCTATTGATTCCATGGAGTTGTCCCGTATAGCATtgggcaagagagagagagagagaacataaAAAGTAGCAGTAGCAGTGTGCAAGTGTAAGTGCGCGAAACAAGATCACAAAGTCAACCAGTTTGTTACTCCCTCGGAACTTCGTGTTACCCCGTGCCCCCAACATTCTTTTCTATAATGGAAACCTTCGCAGATTGAGCAGCCCTGCATTAGTCTTGGCGAGAGGTCTGCTGCGGGAGACGCCGCGGTGCTGCCTAGAGCCGTTTCGAGTGCTGGGCTCGCGCCGTGAGGCGTCCTCGGCATCGCTCAAGGAGCGTCtcacccgcgacctcgtgcttccgGTGCCGAACGGCCAGTTGGCCGGCAAGCAGTGGGGGCCCGACGACGGACAGCCAGTTCTGGCGCTGCACGGCTGGCTGGACAACGCGGCCGTCTTCGAACCGCTGGTGCCCTTCCTCAAGGCCGAGTTCAAGCTGGTGGCCCTCGACCTACCCGGACACGGCCTGTCCTCGCACCTTCCGGCCCGCGGTCACTACACCCTGGACAGCTACGTCGAGAGCGTGCTGTCGGCCGTCGACCACCTCAAGTGGGACACCTTCTCTGTCCTGGGTCATGGCATGGGCGCTGGCATTGGCTACTACCTCGCCGCGCTACAGCCGGACAGGGTTCCTCGGCTTGCGTCCGTCGAGGGATCCTTCCCGGCGACGTGCCCCAGCTTCGAGCCGCACGAGTGCGTGGGTGAAGATGAGGACCATCGCGATTCGTACACCAGGCAGGAGGTCATGGACGTCCTGGCATCGAGAGGACACAGCGCCGCCTCGGCGGAGCTGCTCATGGCAAGGGGCTGCACGCGCGTGTTCGGAGACCGCTACGTGTTCACGACCGACCGCCGATTGAGGCACGCGCGGCCGCAGGGGCTCTACCCGGGCGTCTTCGACAGGACGCTTCCGCGCTACAGAAACAACCTGTTGGTGCTGCAGCGGGACTGCAGGCTCTCGGATGGCGCAAGGCCGCACCTGGACGCCCTGGaggcgatcgtgcgctgcctcGGTGCCGAACAATGCTCGCGCTTCAGCTACGTCGTGCTGGAGAGCGAGAACAACGGGCACGTGACTGATCCGGACACGGTGGCGCGCAGGGTGAACGACTTCATGTGCACATGAACAAACTTTGCACCAAGAGGGTCTGGTGCATGACGacacagttctttttttctttttcctgatcAGGGAAGAACTATAAGTTATAACATATTGGGGGGATCCTATCCCGCGGTATGCAAGCCATGGAGAAAGGAAAGTTAAGAAGAAGTGTAGTTTGGAATTATTCAagcatatatacatgtatatatagtcAATACGAAAGAGGTAATAATCACAATGGCGTGGCTTACTGGCGCCTTGGGAAGAAAATTGTACAAATGACGGCCGCATGACGTCATAGGAATTATCATCACGTGACAGTTTCGAAGCGCAGTCATAAAATTAAGCAGAAGCATTGCGTCAACGTCGTACAAATGGCGAGCAGCGTCGGTGTCAAATGAACATGGCTTATGAAGGCATGGAGCCACGGtcactattcttttttttttttttttttttgcgtctacGTGATACGGACAGGCACATGGTCAATTCACCGTGCCACTGTCCGTGCGCGCAGACGCCTTTTATCTCCTCTCTGTTATAACTCTATAGTAATTTAGTCCAAAGACACTCAGGTCCCGACACAGTAAGGATGGTACTTGATACTTAAGTATCAAACGATAACGCAGGAATAGAAGGGTTACAGCAATTTCATCACTGATAACTATACAGTGATCGTGAATGAAACAAAAAAGGAACGGTCGCACGTATATCGCAAGTGCATGTTAATATGTATAGAAAAACGTATATTCTAGACGAGGGCAAACACAATCGTTCATAACTATGTGTTGTACATATAGCATATTGTAGATTTACTCATATCTTCGCGTAGGTGTATATGGTATCATTTGTGTGTTCTTGCGTTTTAAACGAGCCGCAGCACCGCTGAAATGTGAGAGGTGCCATGCGTGCTCTTCCCGAATGCCTTAGAGAAAGAACTCGTTTTCAGGCCAATAAAATTTCTTTACTGACGGAGTGCTTATCGGTGCCTGTGTCTGTGTTTCTGAGATGGCGATGTCGGTCAAAGCTCTGTAGCTGTTGACAGTGCTGGTTATCTGACATTCCTGTCATAAAGCAGCGGTCTGTAAACGCTGTCGTCACTGCAAAAAGCGCTGACAAAGGCCCTTCGTGAGAGCGTTTCATTTGCCCTTTTTGTTCGTTTACCCTGTACACCGTGCATGtgtgaacgtttttttttttctttccacgaTGGCACTGATATGGCTCTCTCCAGTCTATCGGGCACATGCATGAAACTCTCCCAGGTGTACATCTTAGATAACAATGCGAGGCAGTAAATGCGTCGGAATGATAAGGCAGTCTGATATTTCTTTATGACCGTGCCATATGCATGGTAAAATAAGACCATGGTGGTAAAATAGTGTACACGTGCACAGGACTATCTGCAGCTATAAAATACTACCTTCGTAGCTCACAAtttgttttgatgcgaaagcatcaaacgGCCCAttcagcgaaaaagccggcgtctatCGTCTagagcagcgaaacggcaccaaaattcccaatggctgcgacgccacgccaCGTGCGCGCCTCGGCGGAGCAGAGCGGCGCGGCAGAtgtgtgaggggagagggcatcgccgcgacgccacgtcaccctggCTCTCGCATTCGGAAGCCTGTGTTacccgcgcgttccttgtccgcgcaggcactcgcctgcgttctaactttgCCTCgctaatcgctataaagaaattaaggTATAAAAAACTGAATTCGAAAGGAAATTCGAAATAATTTCGAAATGAAAAACGCTGGTAGCCAGGAACAGGTTACAAGCCGCCGCCCTACAAACATTATAGAAAGATGGTGGGGCGTAAAAGTATCCGCTTGGCGTTGAAGTGCTGGTACCCGTTCTCGCCAGAAATGTGCGCTAAGCTTATACGCATCAAAAGAACACCAATACATCTAGCTGGCACTGTTGTCCATTCTATACCAGCATAATGAGTCGTcgtacatccccataaaccaaacAAAAGACGAGCTTTTTGATCAATTTATCTGGGCCCTAGAAGCCATACGAAAATTTTCACTCAGTGATAAAAATTTGGCAATACTCGGTTTCTCTGAGCAGGAAAAGGCAATATCATCTGCTTAAGATAATgctttgagagagagagggaagcaaCTTTATTTCATCAAGGGATCCCCGCACGACCACACTGTACTACACGTTTGTGAGTTCATGCAGTTCCATGACGTGGGCGGCCCGGTAAGTGGCGATCTTCTGCTTGGCCGGGTCCGTCGAGCGCAGCAGGGTCTCCCATTCCTCCCAGGTGGTCAGGAGCTCCTGGTCCCACGAGGGAGGGTACGCCGGGCATTCAAGAAGAATGTGGATAGGGTAGCGTGGGGGTGGGTGCATTGAGCACAGGAGGGGGTGTACGCTCCAGGGTGGATGCGGGAGAGGAAgtagggggagggaagggtgCGGGTCTGAAGGCGGCGCCATAATATTTGGTGATAATAGTCAAGGGATTGGTGGCGTGGGTGTATAGCtaagccaatactttgagttcGTTGCCAAAAAATATTAATACCATGAATCTCACTGCACTTTAGAATGTTTATACACAATTtctctaaataaagggcaaaaAGAAGTGGCGATAATggacaaccctgttttacagaggaaaggATAGACACCGGCTCGGACGTACTACCATTGACAATGGTATTGATGGAACAGTTAGCGTAGCACATGCGAACACCTTTGTAAACAACGGAGCCAACATTAACGTATTTTAAACGTTTGAAGAGGAAGGCGTGGTTCACTCGATCAAATGTTTGTGCTAAATCGATCTGATGCAGTGCAATATGGTCACTGTGGGAAGAGCAATGCTGAAGAGCTTTTCGGACTAGAAGTAAGTTTGTACGtatggaacagcctttcattaccttaatccctaaaagtagtgacaaaaaaaaaaaaaaaacagcgctgcggaggcaaccgtgttgcgaaaattacagacaaacacctacatAAATCtgcatacagagacatatgcccgtggtgtggagcaacaccaacactctttcacatcacgtggaagtgtgcagaacacggagaagaacacgaaacaaacggcacacGTTAGAATCAAGTCCTTCAAGATCGTGGAAACGGAATACGAGGTGAACGCATACGAGACGGCACCACATGCAACGTGCAAAGGGGTCATCAGAAGAGTGGACATCAGGGATACGCAAGCTATAATAACAAGGAACATCGTGCATGACTTGAACCCACTTGCGCTGGCTGCCAAGCGCATCAAGACTTCCGGTTCGGTCATAGTACTTTTGACGGACTCAAAGTGCCCAATTTTGTTAGATACGGGTCCACTCTAGTGAGATGCTACCTATTCAGGAAGCAATTTGACGTTTGCTATACCTGCGGAAGGGTAGGGCACCGCTCAGATGTGTGCCCGACACCAGACTTTGTTCAATGTAGAGGATGTGGGATTGTTAACCCAGGAGAGGAACACGTGTGCGTGCCTCAGTGTAAATTCTGTGAAGGGGATCATCCAACTGGTGACAAGTCATGTAGGCAAAGATTCCACATCCCGTACGTTGTACGACTTCGTCGGAGAGAACGCAACAGATCCCGGTCGATAACGAGGGCGCCTTTGGAGGAGCTGCAGCCGGTGCCCCACCATCACCCGAGCACCAGGGGGCGCTCACGCTCCAGGAGCCGCACTAGATCCAGGCGTCGTTCGCAATCCAGGGAAGGAAGCCGTTCGCAATCCAGGGAAAGAAGCCGTTCCAAGTCAAGGGAAGCTCAGGTGCGCTTCGAGGAAAGGGGCTCAGCACCTGGTGGCAAGAAGACACCTGAGACCGCCTGGGCCGACAAAGTTAAAGGTACGGTGAGGGTCGCTAGGGACGTCACGGCGGCGGTGGCTGGAAGCAATGATGCCAGAATAGAGCAATTGATTAAGGAAGTAACGTCTTTAAGAAAAGCAAATGAAGAATTGACAAGACAGGTAGTAGAACTTCGAAAGAAAGCGCAGCAGAACCATGCTAGTGTAGCAGTAGCTAGACCTGTAATCCAAAGCAACGATCCAGGGGAAGAAGATAGCTCCCCTGCCCCTAAAAAGCGGGCGGTGAGCTCCGAGGATGACTCAGTCTTTTCGGCCCTCAATGAAATTAAAGAGGCAATTAAAGCGATAAGAGAGACAACGGAAAAGACTAACTTTAAAGTAGACAAATTATGGAAATGGAGGCTAACGGCGGAAAAACGACTTAGGAAAATTGAGGCGCGAGGCGATGGCGATGACGATGAGTATTTGCCATCAGAGGTGGAGAGTGTAAAGTCGCTCCCTGGAACGTCAGGAGCCATCACAAAGAGGACATTAACAGGTAATAGGAAGGCGGACTCATCCAATAATCATGGACAGTAATCATGGATTCActgtgtggcaatggaactgtcgcggaTTCCAACACAAAAAGGCACCACTGCGACAGTTAATCAAATCATCTGGGGCTAGGCCAAAGGTAATTATGTTGCAGGAAACCTTAGCGGATGAAGTCAAGCTTACTGGGTACAACACGACATGTAGGGGCAAAGAAACAGGGAGGGGATTGGCAACCCTCATTGATAAAAAGCTACCATACATAGAGCACAACATTCACCTTAGACATTCCAAAATTGAATGTATTTTAGTAGAAATAGTACTCAAAAGGAATAGAGGCAAGGCGCAAAGCATTTTCTGTCTGAACATTTACAGCAGTCCCAAGGACATGAGACAGAGCTTTAGAGCACTCTTCAACAAGGCACTTTCGGTTGCCAAAACTGCCCCGCTCATTATTGGAGGGGACTTTAATGCCCCCTATCACACATGGGGATATAGCTGGAATACAAAAAAAGGAGAAGGGCTGTGGAGCCTTGCCGTAGATCTGGGGCTATGCCTGATCACTGATCCAGCATATCCCACCCGTTGTGGCACGTCCACATGCAGGGACTCCACACCTGATCTCACTTTCGTTAACAACTCAAGAGGAGCTAGTTGGGAAAATTCGAATATggatctcggcagcgatcattatatcttACATATAACCATAGGCATGCCGAGGCAGGAAGCTAGATTCTTCAAGTGCACAGACTGGGACCTTTTCAGGAAAGTCAGAGCAAAAAGAAGGGAAATGGGAACATTAGGGGCTGAGAAAGAGCCCTTTCAGATATGGGTCAACCAGCTCAGAGAGGACGTCAAAGAGGCCACTAAAGAAATTAAGACAGAGGAAAGCGTTGAGATTATGGATAGCAGGCTGGCGCACTTGATTGAGGCCAAACAATCTATAGTACAAAGATGGAGAACGCAAAGACTCAACAGAAGGCTTAGGAAGAAGATAGCGCAACTAAATAAGCAGATTGAGGAGCACTCGAAGACACTCGcaaagcagcaatgggacgagatcTGCAACTCTGCTGATGGTAGGATTAAACACGGGGGTAActggaatctcctcaagcactTACTTAACGAAAATGAAACAAGGGTGAAGAAAAGAACAGCAATAGCTAAGTTGGTTCATCAAGAAATTCGGGATAGAACTCAGGAGGAAATCATGGATCGATTGGCTGCCAaatatctcccgcttaagggaccGAACGATGGTGATGAGTGCTATGAATATTCCGGTGGGATATGTGAGGAAATGGACCGCGACTTTTCGGAGAGCGAAATCAGGACGGCTCTCCACAGTCTTCACGGTAGGTCGGCGGCGGGAtccgacggaataactaacaagatccTTAGGAATCTGGATGATGAATCAATCACTTATCTAACTGACCACttcaatgaactctggaaaaaAGGGGTATATCCGGATGAATGGAGGGTGGCCAACACTATCCTCATACCAAAACCAGGTAAACAGCTCACTCTAGACAACCTCCATCCTATTTCGCTAACATCATGTCTAGGTAAGGCTATGGAACACGTTATTCTCAATCGACTCACGAAATACGTTGAACAAAACGACATTTTACCGTACAACTTAATCGGCTTTCGCCCTgggctgtcgactcaggacgcTATACTCCTGATCAAACaccagctcgtacaggccagcccagcacacacgagagcgctcttgggtttggacgttgaaaaagcctttgactgCATATATCATAAGGCCATACTTGACGTTATCTCTGCGATGGGGCTAGGCAAGAGATTTTTTAACGTGGTTAAGGACTTTCTCGGAAATAGGTCTGCACACCTCATGTTGGGGGAGCTTAAGTCTGAGGCAAAGAACTTGGGAAAtaggggcaccccgcaaggagcagtactctcgcccatgctatttaatttagcaatgtctagggttgccagaaatttggagaaaattgaggatatacattacgtgatatatgctgacgacataaccatatggagtgccaaaggtaacgtaggacagacggagaccagattacaggaaagtgtatatattgtagagaatacactgaaagatatggggctgaaatgttcggcagtcaaatcggaacttttggttttgaaacatcgtagaagaggtcgaaaaccaagaggttacatcccgacagacgagcccagagtgaacttacacactcacgaaggaactacaatcaggctagtcgaaggaatcaaagttcttggattctacatagaagcgaataatgcgaactatagaacaatacagcatatctcaaataaaaccgatgaagtaattaggctactaaggagaattaccaat
This genomic stretch from Dermacentor silvarum isolate Dsil-2018 chromosome 2, BIME_Dsil_1.4, whole genome shotgun sequence harbors:
- the LOC119442543 gene encoding serine hydrolase-like protein; the protein is MALRLSSPALVLARGLLRETPRCCLEPFRVLGSRREASSASLKERLTRDLVLPVPNGQLAGKQWGPDDGQPVLALHGWLDNAAVFEPLVPFLKAEFKLVALDLPGHGLSSHLPARGHYTLDSYVESVLSAVDHLKWDTFSVLGHGMGAGIGYYLAALQPDRVPRLASVEGSFPATCPSFEPHECVGEDEDHRDSYTRQEVMDVLASRGHSAASAELLMARGCTRVFGDRYVFTTDRRLRHARPQGLYPGVFDRTLPRYRNNLLVLQRDCRLSDGARPHLDALEAIVRCLGAEQCSRFSYVVLESENNGHVTDPDTVARRVNDFMCT